The Helicobacteraceae bacterium DNA window TCATATAACCGTAACAATTAACGCGGTCGATCCCGCGATCGGCGCGAAAATCTATCCGTGGGTTTACGATTCGCGGACAAAACGCCGTTTGAAAGGGATCGAAGGCGCGGAGCTTTTGCTTGAAAGACAGCTAGAGGGAATAAAAAAAGCCGTTTTTAACGGAGCGTTAATCAAAGCCAATAGCGTGCTAATACCCGCGATCAACGAAGATTGTCTGAGCGCCGTCGCCGCCAAGCTAAAAGGGCTGGGCGTTTTTCTCCATAACGTTATGCCGCTGCTTAGCGAGCCTCGTTTTGGAACGCGATACGCTTTGGACGGCGTTGCGAGCGCCACGTTGGCGCAGGTTCAAAAGGCGCGCGAAGCGTGCGGTTTAAGCGTGGCGCAAATGGCGCATTGTCGTCAGTGCAGAGCGGACGCGACGGGGCTGCTCGACAAAGACAAAAGCGCGGAGTTCGGCTTTGGCGCCTACGCGCTTAAAACGATCGACGAGCTTAAAACGGAGTATTTACGGGCGAACCGCGCCGAGCGCTGGACGGCGATCGAGAACTTTCGCAAACACATGGATAGGGCGAGCGACGATATTCGCGCTTTAAGCTCGGAGAATAAAACGACGCTGATCGCCGTAACAAGTCAAAGCGGAGAAACAATCGATCTGCATTTCGGATCGTGCGCTCGCTTTGATATTTACGAGGTCGGCGATCGCGGCTATAAACTTTATTCCAAACGAAACGTCGCCAGTTATTGCAGCGGAGAGGATAGTTGCGGCGACGGTCCTATCGACGGAATAAAAAAGGCGCTCGAAGGGGTGAAGTTGTTGCTAACGGCTAAAATTGGGCGTTGCCCTAACGAGGCGCTTAAATCGGTTGGTTTGCAAACGAGCGAAAAATACGCGGATATGGCGGTAAAAGAGGCGCTGGTGTCAGCCGCCCGCGAGTATTTCGGCGTAGG harbors:
- the nifB gene encoding nitrogenase cofactor biosynthesis protein NifB, with amino-acid sequence MYAEAMERIRNHPCYSEGAHKNYARIHLPVASACNIQCNYCNRKYDCSNESRPGVTSAKLTPIEAIKKVLYVGSKIKNLSVVGIAGPGDALANPKQTFETLRLVKAHAPDLKLCVSTNGLRLAEFADELTAIGVDHITVTINAVDPAIGAKIYPWVYDSRTKRRLKGIEGAELLLERQLEGIKKAVFNGALIKANSVLIPAINEDCLSAVAAKLKGLGVFLHNVMPLLSEPRFGTRYALDGVASATLAQVQKAREACGLSVAQMAHCRQCRADATGLLDKDKSAEFGFGAYALKTIDELKTEYLRANRAERWTAIENFRKHMDRASDDIRALSSENKTTLIAVTSQSGETIDLHFGSCARFDIYEVGDRGYKLYSKRNVASYCSGEDSCGDGPIDGIKKALEGVKLLLTAKIGRCPNEALKSVGLQTSEKYADMAVKEALVSAAREYFGVGDKEVEA